The Candidatus Poribacteria bacterium sequence GATGTTCTGTCGGGGACAGATTGAGCGATCTCTGCTTCTATTTTTTCGTATAGCGTTGAGAACCGTTTCCAGATGCTTTCGGCAGCTTCGGCGGAAAAACGGCGTGCGAAATCCTCATAAAGATGGAAGTTGAGTCGATGTGCGGAAATTTCCCCGATGCGCGCTTCAATTGGAAGTTTGCTGACTTCAGGGTCTTTGAGTTTACGGACCTTATCTGCTAACTTTGAAAGGAATACGACTGCGACCATGCGTTCCTCCTCACCCGGGTGCAGCTTCGTCAATCCGTTCCAAAAACCGTCAGCATCCTTGTTACGAATGGCGTGAAAGGTTGCCTCAATCACATCGGATTGCTGCTGGTGGAGTCGGAAGAAATGTTCAAATTGGGCGCGAGCTGCCGAAGGAAGGTGCTGTGTGAATTCCAGATTCCAATAAAAATGATCGACAATTGGATACGAATCCCCACCGAAGGCACGATATCCAAGGTGAACAGTCCGGCGCAATTTTGTGCTATAGTTGCTACCCCAATGCAAACCCATGTGACTATAGACAACCCCATCGCCTGCTGAGAGTTCGATTGGAATTCCACCCGGCATCGGTTCTTGGGCACGTGTCAATAGGTATTGGTGTTCCTCTGGTGTGTTCGGACGACAATAACTTTTCGGCACGAGCCAAAACACGCTATCGTCGTAAAGTGGGATGTTCCATTGGACATATCCTGGACCGTTTTTAACATAATCCATCTGCATGCCCTTGAGCGGTGCCTGTCCCGTGGGATCAATATCACGATGCCAACTGGCGGGACCGTGATCTTGCACCGGATTACACATCAATGCCATCAGTGTGATCGCCGCGTCGGGTGCTCTCATGAGTTGCTGGCTCACACCGAGTGTGTTCTCATGTAGGCAGAATTCGACCGTATTGGCAGTTGCTGCGTCAACGACTTCATCGAAAAATACCCTCGGTTGCGCGCTCGTTGTCCAAACGCCGCCCGGTTTTTCGTCTGGTTTCCGTTCTCTTTCCCAGACAACTTTTTGTTTCTCGACGAGGATTTCAAAATTTGACCTTAACGCTTCCAGCTGATTAGGCGGAACAACCTGTCGCAGCACGATGTAGCCGTCATCAATGAGTTGTTGTGGATCTACTTTCATTATAATAGCCGAGTGATAAGATTTAATCTTTATATATCCAAATCTTCATAGATATAGTAGAACATCATAGTATCAGATTCGACACGAGCCTTCCAACCCGCTGTGAAGCCGTTTTGGTATTCGAGAGGTTGATCCTGAATTTTCTTCAACACAGCGTCGGATAGTTTTGATGGTGTGTTGAACAAATCTCCCCTCATTCCGGCAGCCAACGCTTCACTGGAATTGGCCGCTTCTTCAAAGCCGTCCAGATACCCTACTTTGTAGTCTGCTGTGTGGCCTTCTGTTGGGTCTTCAGGATGGAGGGGTATTCCACATCCTGACAGGAGGGCAAGGGTTAAAAGGCAAGCGAGTATAGCCCATTTTCTTTTCATAATTCATCTCCATTTTTACTAAGCGAGTGGGATAAATGTTGGGTTTCACTCGAATCTCTGAGACTTCAAGCATTCTGGAAATCCACCGCTTCTGTGCCAAATACGTTCGCTTTTTGATGTTCCGTTCAACCCAACCTACGAGTTACCATAATTAATTGCTAAAATAGTAAAATATTTCGAGAAAAAAATCAAGAAATGTCTTTACTTAATGGAGCCTTGGATAATTAGCATAATGTTCTTGACGATACCATAGATTTCAGTTGACAAGGATGCGGTCAAGTAGTATAGTTACACCGAATTCAATTGGAATTATGAATTTGAAACTTGAGTGCTGTTAAACCCTATAAATCGATTTCGCTACGGTTAAATATTAGAAAGGGTGGGGATGTCCCAAGAAGGTATACTTCAGATTAATGGTGTTCGGCTTTGGACAGCCGTTCAAGGCAAAGGAATACCGATGGTGCTTTGCCACGGCGGGCCCGGTGGTTATGACTATCTCGGACCCGTCGCCGATATGGTTTTTGACTTATGTCAAGTCGTCCGATACGACCAACGTGGAAGTGGACGTTCACAACCGGTGGGTCCCTACGATGTATCCACATTTCTCGATGATTTAGAAGGGTTGAGAAAACATTTCAACTTTGAACGTTGGATCGTTGGGGGGCATTCGTGGGGGGCCGGACTTGCTTTGGCTTATGCAGTCAGGTTTCCAGCGCGGACGATAGCTGTTCTTCACATTGCAGGCACAGGTATTGATCCGCGATGGCACGACGAATATCGCGAAAATCGGTTGAATGTGCTGCGTGAATCAGAGCGTGAAGAATATCAACGTCTGCGTTCACAGAGAGAACATGCTGAAGGGGCTGATGAGGAGCGGATATTAGACAGGCTTCGCGCTTTAAGTAATAAAACGGATGTATTTGACCCAAATCGAGTTAACGATCTTCCAAGTTTTGATGAATATCCTGTGAGCCATGAAGTGAACGAAAAAGTTGGCGCGGACTGGAAAAGTTACACCACAGATTCAGATTTTCAGCAATCCGTTTACAATCTATCTATGCCTACTCTTTTTCTTCATGGTGCCTGCGATCCTCGTCCTTATCACTTTATAGAGACGCTCGCCGCTAAACTACCGCGTAGTACGTTTGTGCCGATTCCTGAATCAGGACACTATCCTTGGGTAGAAAAGCCCGATGAAGTGAAAACAGCACTTAGGCAGTTTGTAATAGATTATGTAATTTAACGAGACAGTATGTCCAGAAAGGTTTAGAAGAAAAATGAAACACTATAAGTGGATACACCGCTATGTTAATAGCACCGGATGTCAACAGATGAAACTGAAATTGGACATTCCTGTTTTACTCGTAGGTATACTCCTGTCTCTGCCACTTGTGGGTTGCGGCACGATTTTGGTGCGAGAGGGTCCGTATGAAGCACCACAATTGCCAAGGTCTGAACTCGCCACTATCAAAATTGATACGGGGGGTGAATGGATACAACGGCCTGACCTTATCGTGTTGCGAATTGATGATAGATTAGCCCTAAGTGAGAAAATCGAGTTGGGCAAAGATCTCGCCATTGACGAGGTTTTGGTTGTCCCTGGAAAACACAACATGTCACTCGCGGTTATATACGAAGCTTTTCATGAGCATAAGCTGAGAGACAGGCAAATTCTGTCAACATTGTCTGCGGATGTGAAAGCCGGGGGGATCTACCTTTTGCGCGGCGAATTTTCGCATGACACTGATGGCGAGCTCGGCTTCCAATGTGAGCTCGTTGATACAGTTAAAGATAAAGTTGTCGCTGAATCGAGGATTTCCACTGCGGCCACATCAGGTGGGGAAAATGCCAATATAACCTTTCATTTTTAAAAATATGGCTTTGAATTAGAGAAGTAGGAGAAAGTATGCTAATTCGCGGTGAAGACAGTGCGATCGATCTTCCATCTACGCTAACAGAAGAAGAGAAATGGCACTATGATCTGTTTGGCTATTTACTGCTTCGGCAGGTGGTGTCGCCAGCAGAAGTAGAACAAATGCTTGAGATTGCAAATGGATGGTTTGCACACCCTGAAGTCGTGCCTGAACCTGTAAACGTCACTCAAAGCGAATATAGTGGCGTGCTAAACAATGTTCAGTACGGTGATCGGATTTTCGAGCGGTTATCGCTCAACGAGAAAGCCTTACGGATTGTAATGGGCTTGATGTGGAACCGTCCGAGACTCTTCAATTGCGCGCTCGTCTTGCAGAAGCAACGTCCTATTGCTGAAGACGAAAAGGAGAGGCTTCACCGCGACACAAGCGGTTTTGACTTTCCAGATGGATTTTATAACCCGCACAATGACTACCAAGCCGGTAATGGTCAAATCTACAGCAATTATGTCAACACCGCCATAACGCTCGTTGATGTGCCACAGGATAACGGTTTCATGTGCATCCCCGGCACACATAAATCGCAGATTAAACTACCTGCGACGCTTGATATTGATAACGAGTTGGCACCTGCAATTACGTTTGAGTTGAAAGCAGGGGATTGCCTTATTTTTTCATCACGATTGATGCACGGCGCAAAGTTTTGGAAAGAAGATTATCCGCGTCGCGTCGTTTTCAATCGGTATCAATTCAGTTTCTACTTCAATGAGAACTATAACCTCCCTATAGAAGCACACCGACACTGCATTTCTGACGATCAATACGAATTGGAATCCGTCCAACGGGGCGAAAAGGGGTTTGCCAAACGGATCCTTGAAAAGATGGAAAGGGGAGAGGCACTATGCTAACACAGGAAGAAAAATGGTGTTTCGATCTACTCGGTTATTTTGTGGTCCGAAACGCCGTACCGAAGGCGGATGTCGAATTGATGAAGGCACAGATGTTTGCGTGGTCCGAATGGGATGAGGCGGATTTCAAGCACCCTATGCGAATCAACACACCGGAGGGAAAACCGTGGTGGGTCTATAACATGCACTACGGGCATGAGGCGTTCCAAAGACTTATTTTGAACCCAGAGATATTACGGGTTGTGACTGCGTTGACATGGAACCATCCACGCGTTTTTGATGTCGTGGCGAATATCTGCTATCCCAATGCGGACGGCTTGGAACTGCACGGTGGTCATAAAGGCTGGTTTAGAAGTCCGCACCACCAATACCAAGTCGCCAACGATGAGATCTTCGCGAGTTTCTTTAATCTCTCCGTTTCGTTAGTGGATGTGCCACCCGGCAACGGGTTTGCCTGTATTCCGGGAAGCCACAAATCCAACTTCCAATATCCTGAACACATCACGATGGACGATCCGCCGCCGACAGTTCACAATGTCCCCGTAAACGCTGGCGACTTCATCGTGTTTCTGCCGAACCTGCGGCACGCTGGACGACGCTGGACCCATGAAGCCTATCCGCGGATGACGGTGTTCTTACGTTGGGTCTATGCGAAACAGTTTCATCATGTTGATTCGTCTCGGTGGCTTCCATTTGATGCACATAAGGACGAAATTCCAGAGGCTCTCCACGAACTTGAAAGTCGCGACCATGGACAGCGGAAGGCGTTAAATGAACTCATAGATCCGTTTAAAGTGGACGTGCCAGAATAAGCGATCTACGCAGCAAAATTTCAGAAAAGCGTTGACGTGAAGTTGGAGAATTGATAAGATGCAGAAAGAAATTATTCTTTGTTTGCCGTATTGGAGAGATAGATGGCAGCCCCGACGAATCGAGAAGTGATTGCCCAGTGGCGCGATGAACCCGCCCCATTGCTGTCATTGCTACACGCCTTCCACGACCGAGACGGGTTTATTTCAGAGGCAGTCCTTCGCGACATCGCAGTCGGACTTCGGATCCCGCTCGCCGAACTTTTTGGCACTGTAACGTTTTATCACCATTTTGCGCGTGAGGCTCCAGGACAGGACGCACCGCGCGTCTGTACGGGACCTGTTTGCCGGTTACAAGGCGGACTGGAAATTCTTGAGGCACTCAAAGGTGAGGGTGCCACCGAGATGCCGTGTGCTGGAAGGTGCGACGATTGTGTACCCGTACTGAAAGGACATGAAGTATTCGTTGGAAAGCAAGCAGAGACCCTTTCTGTACAACCCTCCCCTCTACCCCCGCCATATCCCGGTGATGGCGAAGAATGTGTCTTCGCCGAAATTCGCGAACCCGAACGCAATACACTATCAGGTTACCGACGCACTGGTGGCTATGAAGCGTTGACGCGGGCGGTAACAACGCTCACACCAGCAGATGTGATTGAAGTGCTCAAGGAGAGTCAACTTTCAGGTAGGGGTGGTGCAGGATTTCCAACAGGCATGAAATGGGAATCGGTTTTGAATGCGCCGGGTCAACCGAAAACCGTCGTCTGCAACGCGGATGAGGGTGAACCGGGCTGTTTCAAAGATCGGGTTATTCTTGATTATGCGCCGCACGCTGTGATTGAAGGGATGACACTCGCCGCCTACGCGACGGGGGCGACACGTGGCTTTATCTATCTCCGATATGAGTATCCAGAGACCTTAAAAATACTCGAACAGGCACTTGCAGAGGCAGAGGCAGCAGGATTACTTGGCGATGCTATCTTTGGAAATAAGCATGGGGGTGAAGGTTTCAATTTCCATATCTACATTCGACGCGGTGCGGGTGCTTATGTCTGTGGCGAGGAAGGATCGTTATTGAATAGCCTTGAGGGGAAACATCCGTTTCCGAGGAATCGTCCGCCTTATCCTGTGACACATGGGTTTGAGAACTTACCCACCGCTGTGAACAATGTGGAGACACTCGCTGCCGCTGTACAGATCTTGCGCCATGGGGCAGCATGGTATAAGAACCTCAGTTACGACGAAAATTTAGCAGGCACAAAGATTATTAGCCTCTCCGGTGACATCCAGAGACCGGGGAATTACGAGGTCCCGTTCGGACTTCCATTTAAAACGCTTCTCTACGAGTGGGCGGGTGGTGCTCCAGAAGGGCGCGAAATTCAAGCAATTACAACGGCAGGGTTATCTGGTGGGTTTATCGCTGGAGATGACTTAGATATTACTATAGATGAACCGAGTTTCCAAAAGGTGGGTGCGATGCTTGGTGCCGCGGGAATCATGGTTTTTGACGACACGCGAAATATGCTTGATGTTGCCCGCAATGCAATGGAATTTTTTGCTGAGGAATCTTGCGGGAAATGTTTTCCCTGTCGTATCGGTACACAGCGGCTAACAGAACTTTTGTCCGCGCCGTTGAATCGGAATTCAGAAACACTCATCTCGGAGATTGGAGCGGTCATGAAAGCAACGAGCGCATGTGGACTCGGTACCGCCGCACCAAATATCACAGACAGTCTGATACGGTATTTTTCTTAATGGCTATCGGCTTTCAGCCGTCGGTTGTCGGTAAAGAGACTCTCTTTCTGATGGCTGACTGCTGACGGCTACTTTGAAGATGTGGAACCTCGGGTTTATCCTTCTTTGCGCTATTGTATTTGTTTTCGGTTTGGTGACAGGACCGGTGCAGATGCTATTTCCGGTCTATGCGGAATCGGTTTTAGGAAAGAGTGCGCTGTTTGCGGCGTTGTTACGCGCGCTACCTATTGGACTCGGCGGCATCTCAGCATTGATTGGCGGAACGCTCAGCGACCGGTTTGGACGGAAACCGACCGTGCTGGTTGGTATGACAGGCGCAGTGGTAGTAGGCGCACTTTTCACGACAGAAATACCTTTGTTCCTTTGGGGTATTCTCTGCTATGAAGGTATTGCTTCTGGGTTCAAAACTGCGGGTGGGCAAACCTATCTCATCAGTGCCGTGCCGTCGGATCGACTCGGATGGGCAACAGGACTCTACTTTATCAGTAGCACTGTTGGGAGTGCAGTCGGTAGTGCTATCGCAGGAGAAGTCATTGACCGTATCAACTATAGTGTTTTTGGGATTGGTGCGGTCGTTTTAGCGGGTATACTCTTTGTGGGCGCGTGCCTCTTTTTGCCGCGTTTGACGCATCGGGCTTCTGGCGGCCGACGGAGACGGGATGGGATATGGAAATCAACGCTTAATATCGAAGCATATCTGGACCTGAGTCGGCGGCGGAAAATGCGGATGCTGATCGGTTTGCGTGTTTTTCCAACCTACTATTGGGGTTCCGTGAACCTGCTCATGCCAGTCTTGATCGCGCGGATCGCTGGCGTGAAGGCGACAGGTTATTACGGGGCAATCAGTCTACTGTTCGCTTTCGGATGCCAATTGGCGACTGGCAGGATATGCGATAGGATTGGACATCGCACGCCTGCGCTTGTGGCGAATGCAATTGTTACATTTCTCGCTTTTGGTGTGGCGTTCTTTCATGATTCATTAGTCGCGCTGGAGGTTTTCGGGATACTCGGTGCAGGGGCAGCGTGGGCACTTTCGACAACGATTCCGAGGTTTATCAATGAATTTACCGAGCCTCATGAGAAAGGGCATGGTGTCGGTCTCACGCACTTGGCATGGAGTAGCGGATTTCTTCTCGGCTACGTCGCAAGTGGCTTTCTGGTTGATATCTCTGTTCAAGTGCCATTTATTGTCGCAGGAATTTCTTTGATTCTCTCAACGGTTATTGCCTACAGACTTTGGTCTTCCTACTAAGAGTTATCGGTTGTCAGTTTGCCTCGCAGTGAGAGTTATCAGTCAAGAGGTTGCTGATACATCAATACACTTTATTATCTACTGGATCTTTGTTCGTTTTCGTTTGATTTGTTCCCTATTGACGAAGATTAGTACTTAATTTTATCAATTGCAGGTGTGCTTGTATAAATGTGCACTGTACCCTAAAAACCGCGGTTGAAAGCCGCGACTACAAAACGAAGGAATGCATAATGGCTATTACAGAACTTGATTTAGAAAATGCAGAACATCGTGAACTTACCAATTCCGAGTGGCGTTTTGGCGAGGGACTTGTCCCGGGTGAACCGAACGGTGGCTTGGTCGATCGGTTGGAAGAAGTGTCTGCCCGCCTCGCTGATTATGACGATTCAGGGTGGCCTGTTTGTGAGAATATCCAAGAAGTCATCTTATCGGGACTCTGCTTCGGTTGGTATCGGATTACCGTGACACTTCCTGAAGAAGTTGATGGGGTTTCGATCGCTGGTTCAAAGGTGTGGTTCCACACGTGTATTGACGACTACGGTGAGGTTTGGGTCGATGGCGAAATTGACCTGGCCTTCGGGGAGTCGGGACGCGGTGCTGCCTCCGGTTTCAATACGCCACAACGCGTCGTTGTTACTGAGAGCGCGGAGCCGGGTGCGGAACATGTTATTGCATGCTTGGCGATTAACGGCCCCCTCGCCAGACCAGGTGGCGGTATCTTCCTCCGTTTCGCGAAATTAGAGTTTGAAGCGGCGTAGGAAAAATTAAAAGTGGAAAGTTGCGAAGTGTAGCTAAAGCGAACTAAAGTTAGGTTGTGGCATCAAATATAACTTGAAAACTTTAGAACACTTGCAAACTTTCCGCTTCTTTTTGGAAGGAAATCAGTGTCAAAAAAAGCGGTTGTCTTACTAAGTGGCGGCTTAGATTCAACAACAACACTCGCCATCGCCTGCGCTGAAGGTTACGAGACCTACGCAATGAGTTTTCGGTACGGTCAACGGCACACGGTAGAGCTCCGGTGTGCAGCGGATGTCGCGACTGCGTTAGACGTGAAACAACACACGATTGTTGACATTGATTTGCGGACCTTCGGGGCATCGGCGTTGACAGCAGACATCGCTGTTCCCAAAAACCGTTCTGATACAGAAATGGGGGATAGCATACCGATAACCTACGTCCCTGCCCGAAACACGATTTTTCTCTCCTATGCCCTCGCTTGGGCTGAAGTCCTTGCTGCCGATACCATTTTCATCGGTGCGACTGCTATTGATTATAGCGGTTATCCAGATTGCCGTCCAGAATATATAGAGGCGTATCAGAGGATGGCGAACCTTGCGACACAAGCCGGTGTTGAAGGTAAAATCCAATTAACAATCCAAACCCCGCTGATGGATAAAACGAAGGCAGAAATCATCGAAATCGGTGTGGCGCTCGGTGTGGATTATAGTCTCACTTTGAGTTGCTACGATCCTGACGCTGAAGGTAGAGCGTGTGGTGAATGTGATAGCTGCATACACCGAAAGAGAGGTTTTAAAGCGGCAGGTGTCCCTGATCCGACACACTATAGTTGAACGAGGGGGCCGTAACCTTCTGATAGGGTGCTTTGATGTTTGATAATTTTTTCTCCTTGATAGTCCTGATACCTTGTTGTATAATATCTCTATGACCCAACGATACAAAGCAATAGGAAAGGAGATTCAGAATAGGAGGGACACATGCAATTTGATAACCGCGCACCACTATCAATTGAGGAGTTTATTACGTGTGATACCGAGATTATGAGCGGCACCCCGGTGTTCAAAAATACCCGCGTTCCAATAAAAAACCTCATCGACTATTTAGAGGTAGGGGAAAGTCTTGATGAATTTTTGGAGGACTTTCCATCAGTCAGTCGTGAGCAAGCGATCCAAGCATTGGAGCTCGCGAAGGAGATGCTCTTAACACACGCCTATGCACATTCTCATTGATGAATGTTTGCCTAAAAAACTAAAACGCGAATTAACAGGACATACCGTTTTCACAGTGCAGGAAAAAGGCTGGGCTGGCATGAAAAACGGAGAGTTGCTCCGCCGAGCAGAAAACGAGTTCAATGTTTGGGTAACTGCCGATCAAAATATTGAATATCAGCAGAACCTCAAGCACTTTGATATCGCTGTTGTTGTGTTAGTCGCGCCTCGGAATGAATTAGAAGCCCTGCTCCCGTTGATGCCCCGGCTGCAGAAAGCGTTACAAGTCATTCAACCTCACGAAATAATTTACATTCGCTCCTAAAAAATTCAGCATGATTCTTTTCATGGAGCTTTCTAACTACACCTAAACATAAAATTATGGTCCAAGCAGTTTTCTTTGATTTTTACCAGACGTTGGGGGTTTGGGGACAATCGCTTAGACCCAGACTCCAAAAAATCACGGACCGGTATGCGTGTGAAATTGATTGGGAACGCTATGATACAGCACGCGGGAATCTCTACGCGGATGCGTCAGGATCAGATCCGATGACCCATGGCCTTCTGGAGACGATGCAGCAGATCATTGATAGTTACCGAGATTTTCTGGCAGCACTCGGTGTTCGGGACTACTTGGACCAAATAACATGGGAGTTGCTACAATCTGAGCACTCCCTTTTTGCTGCCAACGCTGCTACGCTCTACGATGACACTGTCCCGACCCTTGAGCATTTGCGAGACAAGGGTTTCAAGTTAGCGATTGTTTCCAATTGGGATACACCGTTGGATCCACTCACCGAACGGTTGGGTATTGCCGACTATTTTGACACGATTACTTCCTCACATGATGAACGCGTCCGGTCCGCGAAGCCGGATCCGCATATTTTCTACTATACACTCGCGGCAGTGGGTGTTTCGGCAGAAGAAACCGTCCATGTAGGGGATACATACGAAGCGGATATAATCGGTGCAAGAAACGCTGGCATCCGTCCAATACTCATTGACCGGGACGGGACACAGGTTGACAGATGGGAGGAGACGATTCGGAGCTTGTCTGAATTGCCGAAGCTGCTTTAGGGGAATTATGGTAAGGGCTGTTTTCTTTGATTTTTATGAAACGTTGTGTTTTCATAGGCATTCGCTTAAGGAAAACCTTGAAAGAATCGCTGAGAGATATGGTGTTGAGGTCAATTGGAAACGCTGTGAAACAGCGATGGAACGCCTTTTTGCCAGCACGTCGGCACCCGCCCCTCCTACCGATTATTCTCTGCTGGAATCATCGATAACCGTGATGATGCGAGAATGTGAATTTATAAGAGAAGTCGGCATTGGGAATCATGTAGAACAGATAGCATGGGAGTTGTTACAATCTGGACACTACCTCTTTGCTGCGAATAGTGCTACGCTCTACGACGATGTCGTTCCCACACTTCAGCGTTTCCGAGATGAAGGCTTCAAGTTAGCGATTGTTTCCAATTGGGATACACCCTTGGATCCGCTCACCGAGCGGTTAGGGATCGCCGAGTATTTTGATGCCATCGTCGCTTCGCACGATGCCCGCGTTCGCTCCGAAAAACCGGATTCACATATCTTCAACTACGCGCTCGCGGCAGTCGGCGTTTCGGCGGAAGAAGTCGTCCATGTGGGAGATACATACGAGGCGGATATCATCGGGGCGCGAGATGTACGGATTCGTCCGATATTACTTGACCGGGACCGCACACAGACCGGCAGATGGGCGGAAACGATTCAGAGTCTCACTGAATTGCCTGAAATGCTGATACCACATTAGGTTATGGTCGAATCGGGTCGCCCGGCTGCCAACTCGGAAACCCAAAGAAGTGTTGGGAAAAAAAGAGAAAAATATGCGAAAAAATGGACCACAAAGCTTTGTTCAAAATCCAATAGATAGCATAAAAGAGACATACGTTACAAAGTGCCTGGACCCACCTAATTTCAAAAAAAGTTTGAACCACTGCTACGAGGATAAGCGCGAAACAGATGTGACCCGCAATGTTAATCACTTGGACTGGTAGTTCGAGTGAAGCCAACGCCTCAGTAATCGCTTCTGATGATTCTGGTGAGCTTATGGTGTTGTTATATTCGAGTGTCGTGAGATCAGGAGGTAAACTGATTAAAATGAAAATGAAATGGCTTAGTGTGGCTACCAATAGAACGAGATAACACAGACCTATAACCTTAAAGAAATTTCTGAAAACACCTTTTCCATTGTAAAGTAACCGACACCCAAAAAAGAGGAGAACGCTTATCAGGGTCCAATCGATCAATGCCCCAGCGATAGCGAAAAATCCAACGATAATAGGAGAGATTGTGAATAAATCTAGATCCAAATATGCAAGAATATATTGCCTCTCCAAAAAGTTAAGGACACGGTTCAATAGAACAATTGCCAACGGGAGCCATATTTTAGGTGTCCAGTTGCAGATAATTTTGAAGAGTCGCATGCTGTTTCCCTTCTTTCTATAGAAACTTCGGGGTTACAAACCCCTCCTACCAAACCGCGAGCGGAGTGCCCATAACTCTTGTCCAAATTCGATATACATCGTTGGAAGAAGGATACGGTTTCATATATCGTAACGCGAGTTTGATAATAAAAAGGCAGGTGTCCCGTAGGTTGGGTTGAGCGGGGAATCACCAAGGACCCGAAACTTATAGAGAATGCTTATTGGTTCACCATGACATAAATAAAGATAGCGAAACCCAACGTCGAAAATCCTACAGAGAAACGTTGGGTTTCACTCGCGCGCTGGTGATTTCAGGTTCATGATGCACTTGGAGTTTAATTTCTCTACGAGGTTTTCGATAAGACACCATTCAACCCAACCTACAAGATTCAAGATTTTTTCTCAAACTCACGTTATCGTACATATCGGCAGCAACGTTGACATGTTGGGACAGCTGTTGTTTACTGATGTTTGAGTTTCGCCCAAGTCGTTGCTAATTTTCCACGCGGCTTGACCGGTGTCGGTCCATCCAGCAACTGAAGGATGTCGTCTTCGCTAAGTGCACGCGCAAAGACTTTCAGTTCATCAATAGGCCCGATCCAAGTTTGGGCATAACCGCCATTCAGAGTGCCTATCCACAACGGCGCATCACTGTCACCTACGGCACTATCCGGGTGAGAAAACGTTCCTTCCAGCGTGCCGTTGACGTACATCTTTCCGCGCTCTGCTTCCGGTGCAGTCCCGTCGAAGATGATCACGAAATGGTACCACACATCGCTTTCGAGTACTGTCTCGGAAACCATTTGGGTTTCCCCACTGTTCTGGGCATTGACGCGAGCGTACATCTTTACATCGTTCCATGAGAATACCTGATAGACATCGGCATTGTTGAACCCGACTCGTTTGGAAATGATGCCTCTTGCCAGGGCATCAGCGTTTGTTGTCATTGCCCACGCTGCGATTGTCAATGCTTCCATACCGGCAAGTTTGCTGGCATGGGCGACTTCGATAAAGTTTGCACTGTCACCATCAAATTCTATCGCATGTCCGCCGAACTGATCATCAGCCTTGTTTAATGTTCCGTGCACTGTGACATCCGTCGGATTATCTGAGGCATCGGTCGGATCGCCCGCTTCATCGAATGAAAGATAAAGTACCATGCCCTCTTCGACGGCGGTACCCTCTCCAAGCGGCACTATGAGTGTGATTGCTAAAGCGACGCATAATAGGCGGAATGAGGTTTCAATGAATCTCTTGGTCATCAGTAATCTCCTTGTACTCTGTTTATAGTGGGCTGCGTAATTACTTATACATTCGTATTGTTGTGTGAATGTGTAAAGTTCGTTTTCACGGAAGCACAGGCTAACAGCCTATGCTACAAGTTCCGGAATCAGACTAAAGGTTAGTAGGTCT is a genomic window containing:
- the queC gene encoding 7-cyano-7-deazaguanine synthase QueC encodes the protein MSKKAVVLLSGGLDSTTTLAIACAEGYETYAMSFRYGQRHTVELRCAADVATALDVKQHTIVDIDLRTFGASALTADIAVPKNRSDTEMGDSIPITYVPARNTIFLSYALAWAEVLAADTIFIGATAIDYSGYPDCRPEYIEAYQRMANLATQAGVEGKIQLTIQTPLMDKTKAEIIEIGVALGVDYSLTLSCYDPDAEGRACGECDSCIHRKRGFKAAGVPDPTHYS
- a CDS encoding DUF433 domain-containing protein: MQFDNRAPLSIEEFITCDTEIMSGTPVFKNTRVPIKNLIDYLEVGESLDEFLEDFPSVSREQAIQALELAKEMLLTHAYAHSH
- a CDS encoding DUF5615 family PIN-like protein; translated protein: MHILIDECLPKKLKRELTGHTVFTVQEKGWAGMKNGELLRRAENEFNVWVTADQNIEYQQNLKHFDIAVVVLVAPRNELEALLPLMPRLQKALQVIQPHEIIYIRS
- a CDS encoding HAD family hydrolase yields the protein MVQAVFFDFYQTLGVWGQSLRPRLQKITDRYACEIDWERYDTARGNLYADASGSDPMTHGLLETMQQIIDSYRDFLAALGVRDYLDQITWELLQSEHSLFAANAATLYDDTVPTLEHLRDKGFKLAIVSNWDTPLDPLTERLGIADYFDTITSSHDERVRSAKPDPHIFYYTLAAVGVSAEETVHVGDTYEADIIGARNAGIRPILIDRDGTQVDRWEETIRSLSELPKLL
- a CDS encoding HAD-IA family hydrolase encodes the protein MVRAVFFDFYETLCFHRHSLKENLERIAERYGVEVNWKRCETAMERLFASTSAPAPPTDYSLLESSITVMMRECEFIREVGIGNHVEQIAWELLQSGHYLFAANSATLYDDVVPTLQRFRDEGFKLAIVSNWDTPLDPLTERLGIAEYFDAIVASHDARVRSEKPDSHIFNYALAAVGVSAEEVVHVGDTYEADIIGARDVRIRPILLDRDRTQTGRWAETIQSLTELPEMLIPH
- a CDS encoding LamG domain-containing protein, with product MTKRFIETSFRLLCVALAITLIVPLGEGTAVEEGMVLYLSFDEAGDPTDASDNPTDVTVHGTLNKADDQFGGHAIEFDGDSANFIEVAHASKLAGMEALTIAAWAMTTNADALARGIISKRVGFNNADVYQVFSWNDVKMYARVNAQNSGETQMVSETVLESDVWYHFVIIFDGTAPEAERGKMYVNGTLEGTFSHPDSAVGDSDAPLWIGTLNGGYAQTWIGPIDELKVFARALSEDDILQLLDGPTPVKPRGKLATTWAKLKHQ